A stretch of DNA from bacterium:
CTTACTGGCCTGCCCAGCCTTATGGCCCACCCTTTTTTCTTATAAAGATAAGCTATGTCGTCCGCCTTCCCGTCAAAATCAATGTCTTCTTCCCCGTAGATTTCTCTTTCAGTATTGAACAAATCAAACCCGAATAAAGTTTTTGTGTCAAAGACATATGGGTCAGTGAAACTGAATTCATACTTTTGAGAGATTTTCCCAATCTGCCAGCTTAAATCAATTTCCTGCCCGTTTCCAAAAAGATTTGTTTTACTTATGGAAACATTGCCTGTTAATTTGTCCACGGAACTATATCCGACCCCCGCCATAAACCTCCCTGTGGATTTCTCTTTGACTTTTAATAAAAGGTTTAACCTGTCCATGAAAGACGTGGGCTGGGTATCTATTTGTATGTCTTCAAAATATCCGAGATTGAATATTTTCTGCACGCTCCTTCTTATCTTGACTCCATTAAAGATATCCCCCGGGTTTATAACAAATTCCCGCCTGATGACTTTGTCTTTAGTGACCTTGTTCCCGCTTATTTTTATTTTTTCCAGGAATACCTGGATGCCTTCTTCAATCTCAAAAAGCACGGAAACCGTCTTTTTTTCTTCATCAAACACCTGGCGGGGATTCACCTGGCAATAGATATAACCTATTTCTGAATAACTGGAACGGATATTTTCAATAATCTCCCTTACCCTGAAATTGCTAAAAACATCTCCTTTCCTGGCTTCTCTTTTAAAGATGCGCCCAATCATTATATTTTTCCATTCAGATTCCCTGTTCTCAGGAAATTTTGTCCTCCCGCTGAAAGTCACATTATCAAAATAGTATTTACCGCCTTCTTCAATATTAATATAAATATCCAGCCATGTATTTTTTATTGTAAACCTTCTCCATTTATAGCTTTCTATTTTTTCATCAACAGAATAATCTTTAATTTTTGCCTTAACATGGCCTTCGATGTCATATAATTCCACAATCTTTTTTAAATCTTCTTCAAAATCCTCTTTTTTAAAAACCCTGTCATGAAAAAAGATGAATGACCTTTCCCATGTTTTCAATTTATTCAATATTTTATTTTCAGGGATAACCGTATTCCCTGATATGCTTACTTTTCTAATCCGTATGGGACTGCCTTCTTCAATATTAAATTTAATGGTTACATAGGAATTATCATGTGAATATGTCTCTTTTGCCGTAACATCCGCGAAATAAAACCCTTTTTCTTTATACAAGTCTTTTATTTTTTGAATGTTAAAGGGCAGATTTTCCGGGTTATAAGATTTGCCGCGTTTTAATTGCTGTTTTACCGGGAGTTCTCTAAGGACCTCCTGTATTTCCTTGCTTTTTATTTCGTCATCTCCCGAGAATTTTATATCGTCAATTAATGTATTTTCTTCGACATAAAACACTAATTTTATGCCTTCCTTCATTTCCTGGAGGTCAATTTTTATATCTTTAAAAAGGCCTGTTTCATATAATCTCTTAAAATCACTTTTAAGAATTTCCTGTGAAAACTCACCGCCTTTTGTAAGCCTTATTTTATGCAGGATTATATTCCTGCTGCTCGCGAGTTTATTCCCTGAAACAGTGATATCAACTATGGTTTTACCGAAATAGCCGTTTTCCTGTGCCCTGTTTTTTAATTTGAATGAAATTAAAAAAAAGAGGCTGAGCATGACCAACTTTAAAAATTTATTTAATGCCTCTTTCATATTAAGCTTTCTCAAAGATTATCGATTCATCTTTTTGTTTAAGAAAAACAACATCTCCTTCTTTTATCTGGCCTTTTAGAAGTTCACCCGCCAAAAGGTCTTCAATATATTGCTGGATAATGCGGCGCAGGGGGCGCGCCCCCAGATTTTCATCATATCCTTTTTTAATAAGAAACCCTTTTGATTCCGCTGAAAGAACCAATTTTATCTTTTTTTCTTCAAGCCTTTTCAGCACATCGCTGATCATAAGGTCTATTATCTTTTCCAATTCATTTTTCCCCAGGGAACGAAAAACAATGACCTCATCAACACGGTTCAAAAATTCAGGGCGAAAAGTCTTTTTTAATTCCTGGATAAGTTTATATTTCATATCATTATAATTTTTTGTTTTATTATCTTTATTAAAACCGACTTTCTGCATCTTATTCTCAATTTCACGCGCGCCCACATTGGAAGTCATTATCAAAACCGTGTTCCTGAAATCTACCGTATGCCCAAGATTGTCGGTCAGGTGCCCGTCTTCCAGAACCTGGAGAAGTATGTTAAACACATCAGGGTGCGCCTTTTCTATTTCATCCAAAAGCACGACTGAGTAAGGCTTGCGGCGTATCCGTTCAGTTAACTGGCCGCCTTCGTCATAACCGACATATCCCGGCGGCGCCCCGATTAAGCGTGAAACGGCAAATTTTTCCATATATTCCGACATATCGATTTGAACCAGCGCGTCTTCATTCCCGAATAAAAAATCCGCCAGCACCTTCGCGAGTTCCGTTTTACCCACGCCGCTCGGTCCCAGAAAAATAAATGACCCAATGGGCCTTTTCGGGTCCCTGAGCCCCGCCCGGGCCCTTCGAATAGATTGTGATATAATATGTATTGCCTCGTCCTGCCCGGCAATTTTCTTTTTCAGTTCATCTTCCATCCGCAGAAGCCTGGCAGTTTCTTCTTCTTTAAGCTCTGTCACGGGAATACCTGTCCAGCGGGAAATAATATACGCTACATTTTCCGGTGTAATCTCCGGTTCATTTTGTTTTTGCGCCTCATACCATTCCTTTTTTCTCTCTTCAATGTTCTGCCTCTGTCTCCATTCTTTATCCCTCAGCATTGCCGCCTTTTCAAATTCCTGCGCTTTTATGGCATTGTCTTTTTCTTTTTGAATATATTTAATCTCCTTTTCAAAATCTTTCAAATCAGGCGGTAAATTGATTTTCTGCAATTTAACGCGCGCGCTTGCTTCATCAATAAGATCAATTGCCTTGTCCGGCAGGAACCTGTCAGAAACATATTTGTCCGATAATTCCGCGGCGGCGATTATGGCTTCATTGCTGATTTTAACATGATGATGAGTTTCATATCTTTCACGCAATCCTTTCAGGATTTCAATTGTTTCGGCAATATTCGTAGGTTCAATCAGGACAGATTGAAATCTCCGTTCTAATGCGCCGTCTTTTTCAATATATTTTCTATATTCATCTAATGTTGTCGCCCCTATACATTGAAGCTCACCCCTGGCGAGAGACGGTTTTAACATATTTGACGCGTCAATAGCGCCCTCGGCCGCCCCGGCCCCTATCAGGCTGTGTATTTCATCAATAAAAACAATAATATTTTTAGCGTGGCGTATCTCATTAATAATTGATTTCATTCTTTCTTCAAATTGCCCGCGGTATTTCGTACCCGCCACGATACCCGGCAAATCCAATGTTAAAACACGTTTGTTTAACAAGATCTCCGGGACATTTTTTTCTACTATTCTCTGCGCCAGGCCTTCTACAATCGCTGTCTTTCCGACACCCGCTTCCCCGATTAAAATAGGGTTATTTTTCATCCTGCGGCTTAAAATCTGGATGACCCTGTCTATCTCATTTTTGCGGCCGATAACCGGGTCAAGCTTTTTTTCACGCGATAACATTGTCAGATCACGGCAGAATTCGTCAATGACCGGTGTCTTGCTTTTTACCTTCTGTTTCACATTGGAGGCCGGGCCTCCATTAAGCAGTTTTAATATTTCCTCCCTCACTTTCTGGAAGGTGATTCCTAATTTGCCCAACACCTTTGCCGCTATGCTTTCTTCCTCTCTGATAAGCCCCAATAAAATATGTTCTGTCCCGACATAAGTATGATTAAAACTGCGGGCTTCTTCGATAGCCAATTCCAGAACCTTCTTTGCGCGCGAACTAAATGGAATCTCTCCCAGGGTCAGTATCCCCCCGCCTGTTTTTACCATTTCTTCAATCATAAAAATAATATTTTCCAGATCGGCGCCCAGGTTCTGCAAAATTACTGCCCCGACACCCTGGCCTTCCCGTATAAGCCCAAGAAGAAGATGTTCAGTACCTATATAATCATGATTAAGCCTCCCGGCCTCTTCCCTGGCCAATATGACCACTTTTCTCGCCCGTTCAGTAAATTTATCAAACATATTTTTGTCTCCCGCGGCTACTCCAGCATCTTTCTGATCAAATCAGCCCGCAATATATCACGGTTTTTAATATCCAAACGTTTCTTTTCCATATTTTGCAGGTGTCCCGGCTGGATTAACAGCATCATACGGTTTATGAGGCCAAAATCCATATTAATTTTAGATAAAATTTTTAAATCCACGCCTAATCTTACAAAAGACAATAAACTCAATGCCTCAGATGATGAAATGGTCCTGCAATGTTTAAGAATCCCATAGGCCCGCCATACTTTATCTTTTACCGCGGGGCTTGATTCGTTTAATAAATATTCCCTTGCTGTTTTTTCACAGTCAACAATATATTTGGCAATCTCTTCGACCTTTTTAATAATATCTTCCTCTTTAAAACCAAAGGCCCCCTGGTTGGAAATCTGGAACAAGTCCCCCAGTACTTTGCTGCCTTCACCATACAACCCCCGGATTATGACCCCCATTTTGCTTACAGATGAAATAATTTTATCGATCTGTTTTGTAAGAATTAAAGCAGGGAGGTGCAGCATTACAGATGCCCTTAACCCGGTCCCCAAATTTGTCGGGCAGGATGTTAAATATCCAAACAGGGGTGAAAAAGCGTAATTTATATTTTTGCTTAGTCTTTCATCCACGGCATCGATTATTTTCCATGTGGAATATAATTGCAGGCCGGAATGCAATGCCTGGAGCCTGAAATGGTCTTCTTCATTAATCATAACGCTGATTGTTTCAATATCATTGATGACCACGCCATAATTTTCTCCGCCCCTCGAATGCTCCTGGCTCATTAAATGGCGTTCGACCAGCAAAAGCCTCTCGATTTGAGTATAATCCCCAAGGTCCATAAAAATCGCGTCTTTAATAATCTCTTTTGACTCAAATATGTCTTTAGCGAGTAAAAATATTTTTTTGCGGTCATCCCCGTCAGAATTACAGGCAAAAGGTATACCTTCGATGTTTCGCGCTAAACGGATACGGGAGCTGATAACAATGTTATTTAATAAACTAGTTTCATTTAATATACTATTTGTTCTTTCGATTAATTTCTGAATAATCTGCATGTTATTTTTCAGCCTTTTCCAATAAATTTATCTCGTCCCGCGTGGCAGCGGCCTCTTCGTATTTCTCCTCAACCACCAGTTTTTTCAGTTTTCGTTTTAAACCCAGAAGTTCTTTCTGCCTGAAAGTTTCCGCTTTTTTATATTCGGGTATTTTCCCGACATGCTGTGTCCGCCCGTGAATGCGCCTGATTAAAGGGATTAATTCTTTTGAAAACGACTCGTAACAACCTGAACATCCCAGCCGCCCTTCCTCCCTGAAAATATCATATGACAATCCGCAATATTTACATGTTTTATTGTTTTCGTCTGTTTTTAATAATATTTTTTCATTAGGGACAGAGCTTGTTGCTAACGACGATATGTTAAATTGTTTTTCCGTAAAGTCAATATTTACTATCCCTTTTTTTTCGGCGCATACGGAACAAAAATGCATTTCCTTGATTTTATTGTTAAAAATCTCAGTATAATGAATATTTGCTTCCTTTTTTTTGCAATTTTCGCAAAGCATGTTTTTATCCCTTCACAAAGGCAGCCGGTTTACGGTTATTTAACATATGTCAGCCAGTTCTCAAACTTTTTATTTTTCCCGTTAACTATATTATAAAACTGCTCTTCAATCAATTTTGTAATGGGCCCTGTTTTCCCTGGCCCTATCTTACGGTGGTCAACTTCCTTAACGGCAGTGATTTCTGCCGCCGTCCCGGTTAAAAACACTTCATCCGCGATATATAACTCGTCGCGGCTGAAACGTTTTTCCTCTATTTCATACTTGCCGCCGGTTATTTTAAAAATAGTATCACGGGTAATTCCGCACAATGAATTATCCATGGGCGGGGTTTTTAATTTTCCATTTTTAATAATAAACACATTTTCACCTGTCCCTTCCGCGACAAAACCTTCGGGATCCAAAAGGATGGCCTCGTCATACCCGTTGTTTAACGCCTCGCACTTTGCCAATATTGAGTTGACATAACCGCCGCAGACCTTTGCCTTAGTCATAAAAATATTACTATGCAATCTTGTATATGAAGAAACCATGGTCCTTATGCCGTCCTGCCCTTCACCCAGATATTTTCCCCACGGCCATACTGCAATCGCGGCCCTGACCGGAGAATTTTTGGGATTAAGCCCCATTTGCCCGTAACCAAGATAAACCAGCGGCCTGATATACCCTGATGACAATTCATTGATTTTTATGGTATCAACTATGGCCTTGAATATCTCTTCCTCTTTAAAAGGAATTTTCATCTCCATAATATGCGCCGATTCGAAAAGACGCCGGACATGCTCTTTCAGCCTGAAAACCGCTGTCCCTTTTTTTGTGGAATAGCACCTTATTCCTTCAAAAACACCAAGCCCGTAATGGAGCGTGTGCGTTAAAATATGGACATTAGCGTCCTTCCAGTCATAGAATTCTCCATCCATCCAAATCTTCTTAGTTTCCTGCATGTATTTCCTCCCTGATAATCCCATCTGCCAAATGAACCCACCTGCTAAACCTTTTAGCCAATGATTCATTATGGGTTACTATAATGAACGTTTTCCTTTTAGTTTCATTTAATTCCTTAATCAAATTTAAAATATAATCACTGTTTTCTTTATCAAGGCTCCCTGTCGGCTCATCCGCGAGAATCAACTCAGGGCCGTTTACCAGCGCCCTCGCGATGGCGGCACGCTGTTGTTCCCCCCCTGAAAGCTCAGTGGGTTTACTTCTCGCTTTATGTTCTAAATGCACTGATTCCAGGAGATTAAAGGCTTTTTCCTCTAAATTTTTCCTGCCGGTTTTTTTTTCATAAATTAATGCCGGTAAAAATATATTTTCCAGGACGGTAAATTCCGGCAGTAAATTATAAAACTGGAATATAAACCCGATTTTTTCGTTCCGCCACCTGGCCCTCGTATTTTCCGAAAAATCATTTATATTCCTGCCTTCAAAATGGAGTTCACCGCTGTTTGGTTTGTCAAGAGCGCCAATTAGATGCAATAAAGTGCTTTTCCCGGAACCTGACGGCCCGGAAACGCCTATTATTTCACCGGCCTTTACCTCCAGATTTAACCCGTTCAACACATTGAGTTTTTTGTCCCCCTCATAATAATACTTTACCAAATCTTTGACTCTTAATATTATATCACTCATATCTTAACGCTTCCACAGGATTAAGTTTCGATGCCTGGTGCGCCGGGTATAACGCGGCCATAACACATATACAAACTGCCATAATGGATACAAAGGCGACGTCTCCCGTTTCCAGGTGTGTGGGAAGTTTGTCCAGATAATAAACATCAGCGGGTATTAGTACTATATCGAATGTCTCCTCGATAAATTTAATAATATTATCCAATGATTTTGAAAGCAATATTCCCGCGGCAGTCCCCAAAAGTGTCCCGGTGAGGCCGATAATCAGACCCAGCCGGATAAAAATAAACCGGATATTTCCTGAACTTGCGCCAAGCGATTTCAGGACCCCGATATCTTTTGTTTTTTCCATTACTATCATAATCAAGGTGCTTATTATGTTAAAAGCCGCAACCAGGACGCATAAAGTCATTATAATAATCATAACAATTTTCTCCAGGCGAAGCGCAGAGAAAAAATTGCGGTTCATGTCACCCCAGCTTCGGACCCAGTAAGGATAACCCAGCTTTTCCCGCAAATCTTCGCTTATTTTTTCCGCCTTGTTAAAATCAGAAACTCTTGTTTCAATCCCTGTTACAGCGTTGTTTTCGAGGCCGTAAAGTTTCTGCCCGCTTTTGAGAGAAACATATGCCAGACTCGCGTCATACTCATACATTCCCGTTTCGAACAAACCAACTACCTGAAATTCATTAGACTGAGGCATCATACCCATCGGGGTCATTATTACCTTCGTAATCGCTATCAATTTGTCCCCGACAGACAATCCGAGTTTTACGGCCAATTCACTTCCCAGGATAATCCCTTTTTCTCCAAAGTTCAGCTTGCCCTCCTTAATATTTTTCCCTAACGAATCAACAATTTCAGGCCTTTCTTCTTCAACCCCTCTTATGATAACACCGACCGTATTGGTTTTTGACTGAAGGATACTCTGTCCATAAATAAAAGGCGCGCTGGACACAATCCTCTTTTCATCTTTTATCATGTCCAGAACTTTTTCGTAATCCTGTAATCCCTTTTCACCCTGCTGGTAAATTACGATATGGCTGTTTGTTCCAAGAATTTTATCTGTCAGGTCTTTTTCAAAACCGCTCATTACGGCTAAAACCGTAATCAGGGCCATTACACCCACTGCCACGCCAAAAATGGAAATCAAGGTTATTACCGGGATAAATGCCTGGCGGCGTTTAGTTATTAAATAACGAAAACTGACAAACCATTCAAAAGACATTCTACAATTCCTTTTTCATCTGCGGAAAAAGTATAACATCCCTTATCGAATTACAATTGCAAAGGGTCATAACCAGGCGGTCGATACCTATTCCAAGGCCGGCGGCCGGCGGCATCCCATACTCCAAAGCCTGAACAAAATCCTCATCAATAACCTTTGGGGACTCCTCATCTTTTTCTTTTAACTGCTCCTCAAGTTTTTTCCTCTGTTCTACCGGATCGTTTTGCTCAGAATAAGCGTTTCCCAGCTCCTGCCCGCCAATAAAAAGCTCAAAACGTTCGGCAATCGCGGGATTATCGTCCCGGGTCTTTGACAGGGGGCTGAATTCTATAGGATAATCGGTAATAAAAGTCGGCTGGACAAGATTGGGTTCCACTAATTCCTCAAATATTTTATTTTTTAATTTATTGCCGTCATACCCTTCCGATTTAAACTGCAGGGCCTTTTTTTCATAAGTATCTTTGTCTATGCCGGATAACGCCCCATCAAATGTCAAGCATTTCCAGGGCGGTGTTAAATTTATTTTGTTCCCGTTCATTTCAAATTCCATCCCGCCAAATATACTCTCTGAAACATTTATAATTAAATCTCTGCACAATTCCATCATACTTTTATAATTAACATACGCCTGGTATATTTCAATCATGGTAAATT
This window harbors:
- the bamA gene encoding outer membrane protein assembly factor BamA, producing MKEALNKFLKLVMLSLFFLISFKLKNRAQENGYFGKTIVDITVSGNKLASSRNIILHKIRLTKGGEFSQEILKSDFKRLYETGLFKDIKIDLQEMKEGIKLVFYVEENTLIDDIKFSGDDEIKSKEIQEVLRELPVKQQLKRGKSYNPENLPFNIQKIKDLYKEKGFYFADVTAKETYSHDNSYVTIKFNIEEGSPIRIRKVSISGNTVIPENKILNKLKTWERSFIFFHDRVFKKEDFEEDLKKIVELYDIEGHVKAKIKDYSVDEKIESYKWRRFTIKNTWLDIYINIEEGGKYYFDNVTFSGRTKFPENRESEWKNIMIGRIFKREARKGDVFSNFRVREIIENIRSSYSEIGYIYCQVNPRQVFDEEKKTVSVLFEIEEGIQVFLEKIKISGNKVTKDKVIRREFVINPGDIFNGVKIRRSVQKIFNLGYFEDIQIDTQPTSFMDRLNLLLKVKEKSTGRFMAGVGYSSVDKLTGNVSISKTNLFGNGQEIDLSWQIGKISQKYEFSFTDPYVFDTKTLFGFDLFNTEREIYGEEDIDFDGKADDIAYLYKKKGWAIRLGRPVSDYVKTGLRYNNESGRYRRIGSYNLPSDVNEEDVSTRSLGLTLTCDTRDNYFFPSKGSINTWSITYAGGPLGGTSNFVKNTVETRWHFRTFYDFVMVLRGRAGYVNRFDGSLDVPRIERFDVGGAYTVRGYEERRIADGKKTMLVLNAEYMFPLTDQLRGLIFYDAGNAWDETKDIKMSELRKGAGLGLRIETPVFPIMLDYGWGFDEGGEPRGLFHFNLGLLF
- a CDS encoding ATP-dependent Clp protease ATP-binding subunit, whose protein sequence is MFDKFTERARKVVILAREEAGRLNHDYIGTEHLLLGLIREGQGVGAVILQNLGADLENIIFMIEEMVKTGGGILTLGEIPFSSRAKKVLELAIEEARSFNHTYVGTEHILLGLIREEESIAAKVLGKLGITFQKVREEILKLLNGGPASNVKQKVKSKTPVIDEFCRDLTMLSREKKLDPVIGRKNEIDRVIQILSRRMKNNPILIGEAGVGKTAIVEGLAQRIVEKNVPEILLNKRVLTLDLPGIVAGTKYRGQFEERMKSIINEIRHAKNIIVFIDEIHSLIGAGAAEGAIDASNMLKPSLARGELQCIGATTLDEYRKYIEKDGALERRFQSVLIEPTNIAETIEILKGLRERYETHHHVKISNEAIIAAAELSDKYVSDRFLPDKAIDLIDEASARVKLQKINLPPDLKDFEKEIKYIQKEKDNAIKAQEFEKAAMLRDKEWRQRQNIEERKKEWYEAQKQNEPEITPENVAYIISRWTGIPVTELKEEETARLLRMEDELKKKIAGQDEAIHIISQSIRRARAGLRDPKRPIGSFIFLGPSGVGKTELAKVLADFLFGNEDALVQIDMSEYMEKFAVSRLIGAPPGYVGYDEGGQLTERIRRKPYSVVLLDEIEKAHPDVFNILLQVLEDGHLTDNLGHTVDFRNTVLIMTSNVGAREIENKMQKVGFNKDNKTKNYNDMKYKLIQELKKTFRPEFLNRVDEVIVFRSLGKNELEKIIDLMISDVLKRLEEKKIKLVLSAESKGFLIKKGYDENLGARPLRRIIQQYIEDLLAGELLKGQIKEGDVVFLKQKDESIIFEKA
- a CDS encoding protein arginine kinase translates to MQIIQKLIERTNSILNETSLLNNIVISSRIRLARNIEGIPFACNSDGDDRKKIFLLAKDIFESKEIIKDAIFMDLGDYTQIERLLLVERHLMSQEHSRGGENYGVVINDIETISVMINEEDHFRLQALHSGLQLYSTWKIIDAVDERLSKNINYAFSPLFGYLTSCPTNLGTGLRASVMLHLPALILTKQIDKIISSVSKMGVIIRGLYGEGSKVLGDLFQISNQGAFGFKEEDIIKKVEEIAKYIVDCEKTAREYLLNESSPAVKDKVWRAYGILKHCRTISSSEALSLLSFVRLGVDLKILSKINMDFGLINRMMLLIQPGHLQNMEKKRLDIKNRDILRADLIRKMLE
- a CDS encoding branched-chain amino acid transaminase, coding for MQETKKIWMDGEFYDWKDANVHILTHTLHYGLGVFEGIRCYSTKKGTAVFRLKEHVRRLFESAHIMEMKIPFKEEEIFKAIVDTIKINELSSGYIRPLVYLGYGQMGLNPKNSPVRAAIAVWPWGKYLGEGQDGIRTMVSSYTRLHSNIFMTKAKVCGGYVNSILAKCEALNNGYDEAILLDPEGFVAEGTGENVFIIKNGKLKTPPMDNSLCGITRDTIFKITGGKYEIEEKRFSRDELYIADEVFLTGTAAEITAVKEVDHRKIGPGKTGPITKLIEEQFYNIVNGKNKKFENWLTYVK
- a CDS encoding ABC transporter ATP-binding protein, which produces MSDIILRVKDLVKYYYEGDKKLNVLNGLNLEVKAGEIIGVSGPSGSGKSTLLHLIGALDKPNSGELHFEGRNINDFSENTRARWRNEKIGFIFQFYNLLPEFTVLENIFLPALIYEKKTGRKNLEEKAFNLLESVHLEHKARSKPTELSGGEQQRAAIARALVNGPELILADEPTGSLDKENSDYILNLIKELNETKRKTFIIVTHNESLAKRFSRWVHLADGIIREEIHAGN
- a CDS encoding lipoprotein-releasing ABC transporter permease subunit, translating into MSFEWFVSFRYLITKRRQAFIPVITLISIFGVAVGVMALITVLAVMSGFEKDLTDKILGTNSHIVIYQQGEKGLQDYEKVLDMIKDEKRIVSSAPFIYGQSILQSKTNTVGVIIRGVEEERPEIVDSLGKNIKEGKLNFGEKGIILGSELAVKLGLSVGDKLIAITKVIMTPMGMMPQSNEFQVVGLFETGMYEYDASLAYVSLKSGQKLYGLENNAVTGIETRVSDFNKAEKISEDLREKLGYPYWVRSWGDMNRNFFSALRLEKIVMIIIMTLCVLVAAFNIISTLIMIVMEKTKDIGVLKSLGASSGNIRFIFIRLGLIIGLTGTLLGTAAGILLSKSLDNIIKFIEETFDIVLIPADVYYLDKLPTHLETGDVAFVSIMAVCICVMAALYPAHQASKLNPVEALRYE